A window of Variovorax paradoxus EPS genomic DNA:
AGAAGCCATTCAGCCGGGCGTCCTTCGGATCGGCGGGATTGAAGAACACCTCCACGATCTCTCCCTTGTCGTAGGCGGGCGGGCTGCTGCTGCTCGATGGCGTGAACTCGATGATTTCGCCGGACGGCAGCTTGAAGTGCACCATCGGGCGCCATGTGTCCGAGCTGTTGCGGCGCGAACTCTCCACGCGCAGCAAGTCGATCACCTCGCCTTGCGCCCGGCTGGCCGAAGCGATGAACTTCGTGGTGTTCTGGTACAGCAGCCCGGCGCCGACGAGCATCAGCACGCCGACGAGGCCGAAGACGAATTTGATGATGCGGGCGGAGTTCATTGGAGGTGCTTTTCAGCTTCGCACCAGCTCGCTCAACAGGGTGCCAACAGCGGCCAGCAC
This region includes:
- a CDS encoding DUF3592 domain-containing protein; translated protein: MNSARIIKFVFGLVGVLMLVGAGLLYQNTTKFIASASRAQGEVIDLLRVESSRRNSSDTWRPMVHFKLPSGEIIEFTPSSSSSPPAYDKGEIVEVFFNPADPKDARLNGFFDLWGGAAIVGGLGAVFLAFAIGMHFLLSDEASAKRRRLR